Proteins from a single region of Shinella zoogloeoides:
- the thiB gene encoding thiamine ABC transporter substrate binding subunit, producing the protein MRTAFLSSIAALAVSLASSAFAAEKTLTVYTYESFVSEWGPGPKVKEEFEKTCGCKVEWVGVADGVELLTRLKLEGEGTKADVVLGLDTNLISEAKATGLFEPHGLKPEGLAVPGGFSDDTFLPYDYGHFAVVYDTEALKTPPTSLKELVEGDPSQKIVIEDPRTSTPGLGLLLWVKSVYGDKSAEAWAKLKDRVLTVTPGWSEAYGLFTKGEAPMVLSYTTSPAYHVIAENTERYKAAAFSEGHYIQIEVAGLTRTSHDKDLARQFLTFMTGPDFQSIIPETNWMMPAAKTRDPLPAAFDALVKPEKTFLMSSDEVAANRKVWIDEWLGAMSAK; encoded by the coding sequence ATGCGCACGGCATTTCTTTCTTCCATCGCGGCGCTTGCCGTATCCCTCGCGTCCTCGGCCTTCGCCGCGGAAAAGACGCTGACCGTCTACACCTATGAGAGCTTCGTTTCCGAATGGGGACCGGGGCCGAAGGTCAAGGAAGAATTCGAAAAGACCTGCGGCTGCAAGGTCGAATGGGTTGGTGTCGCCGATGGCGTGGAACTCCTGACCCGCCTCAAGCTGGAGGGCGAGGGCACCAAGGCCGACGTGGTGCTCGGCCTCGATACAAACCTGATCTCGGAAGCCAAGGCGACCGGCCTCTTCGAGCCGCACGGCCTGAAGCCGGAAGGTCTTGCCGTTCCGGGCGGTTTTTCCGACGATACGTTCCTGCCCTATGACTACGGCCATTTCGCCGTCGTCTACGACACCGAGGCGCTGAAGACCCCGCCGACAAGCCTCAAGGAACTGGTCGAGGGCGATCCGTCGCAGAAGATCGTCATCGAGGATCCGCGCACCTCGACGCCCGGCCTCGGCCTGCTGCTCTGGGTGAAGTCCGTCTATGGTGACAAGTCGGCGGAAGCCTGGGCCAAGCTCAAGGACCGCGTCCTGACCGTCACCCCCGGCTGGTCGGAAGCCTATGGCCTGTTCACCAAGGGCGAGGCGCCGATGGTGCTCTCCTACACGACCTCGCCGGCCTATCACGTCATCGCGGAGAATACCGAGCGCTACAAGGCGGCCGCCTTCTCCGAGGGGCACTACATCCAGATCGAGGTCGCCGGCCTGACGCGCACCTCCCATGACAAGGACCTCGCCCGCCAGTTCCTTACCTTCATGACGGGGCCGGATTTCCAGTCGATCATCCCGGAAACCAACTGGATGATGCCTGCCGCCAAGACGCGCGATCCGCTGCCGGCCGCCTTCGACGCGCTGGTGAAGCCGGAAAAGACCTTCCTGATGTCGTCGGATGAGGTGGCGGCGAACCGTAAGGTCTGGATCGACGAATGGCTCGGCGCGATGAGCGCCAAGTAA
- a CDS encoding DsbE family thiol:disulfide interchange protein, whose translation MSESETNAEGAGKRTRLILAALPLAIFLGLALIFWTQLNSGRDISEIPSALIGTKAPFRDLEPLAGATRDGAPVPALTAQAVKGKLTLVNFWASWCVPCRQEHPVILALSKDPRLTVVGVNYKDGSENALRFLGELGNPFFAIGLDPVGKMAIDWGVYGIPESYLVGPDGTILYKRVGPFDDKSLKDGLYPAIEKALGTPAAAG comes from the coding sequence ATGAGCGAGAGCGAGACGAATGCCGAAGGTGCGGGCAAGCGCACGCGCCTGATCCTCGCCGCGCTGCCGCTGGCGATCTTTCTCGGTCTGGCGCTGATCTTCTGGACGCAGCTCAATTCCGGCCGCGACATTTCCGAAATCCCCTCGGCCCTCATCGGCACCAAGGCGCCCTTCCGCGATCTCGAGCCGCTCGCCGGCGCGACGAGGGACGGCGCGCCGGTGCCGGCGCTGACGGCGCAAGCCGTCAAGGGCAAGCTGACGCTCGTCAATTTCTGGGCGTCCTGGTGCGTGCCCTGCCGGCAGGAGCACCCGGTCATCCTGGCGCTGTCCAAGGACCCGCGCCTTACGGTGGTCGGCGTCAACTACAAGGACGGCAGCGAGAATGCGCTGCGTTTCCTCGGCGAACTCGGCAATCCTTTCTTCGCCATCGGCCTCGATCCCGTCGGCAAGATGGCGATCGACTGGGGCGTTTACGGTATCCCGGAATCCTATCTCGTCGGGCCCGACGGAACGATCCTCTACAAGCGGGTCGGCCCCTTCGATGACAAGAGCCTGAAGGACGGCCTCTATCCGGCCATCGAAAAGGCGCTTGGGACGCCCGCTGCGGCCGGCTGA
- the ccmD gene encoding heme exporter protein CcmD: MSHAFYVAVSYIAAFAVTLGLVVWVWLDHRARHREIEQLEAAGIRRRSARSEASQ, translated from the coding sequence ATGAGCCACGCCTTCTACGTCGCGGTGTCCTATATCGCCGCCTTCGCCGTCACGCTCGGCCTCGTCGTCTGGGTGTGGCTCGATCACCGCGCCCGCCACCGCGAGATCGAACAGCTCGAAGCCGCCGGCATCCGCCGCCGTTCGGCGCGCAGCGAGGCCAGTCAATGA
- a CDS encoding heme ABC transporter permease, with protein sequence MSEPSLAIRKFSDLANPTRFLALVAMIWPWLAGLTLCLFAAGLYLSFTTTGDYQQGETVRIMYVHVPAAWLSMMCYSVMALSALGTLVWRHPLADVSAKAAAPIGACFTLVALITGSLWGKPMWGTWWVWDARLTSVFVLFLMYLGLIALGRAMDDPTRAAKVSAVLILVGFVNIPIIKFSVEWWNTLHQPASVIRMDGPTIDPEFLWPLIVMAVAFTLLFFTLHILAMRNEILRRRIAVLRRHAARAAGRTGGAA encoded by the coding sequence ATGAGCGAACCGAGCCTTGCCATCCGCAAATTCAGCGATCTCGCCAACCCGACGCGGTTCCTGGCGCTGGTCGCCATGATCTGGCCGTGGCTTGCGGGGCTGACGCTCTGTCTGTTCGCCGCAGGTCTCTACCTTTCCTTCACGACGACGGGCGACTACCAGCAGGGCGAGACGGTGCGCATCATGTATGTGCATGTGCCGGCCGCCTGGCTTTCCATGATGTGCTATTCGGTCATGGCGCTCTCGGCGCTCGGCACGCTCGTCTGGCGCCATCCGCTCGCCGATGTCTCGGCCAAGGCCGCCGCGCCCATCGGCGCCTGCTTCACCCTCGTCGCACTCATCACCGGCTCGCTCTGGGGCAAGCCCATGTGGGGGACCTGGTGGGTGTGGGATGCGCGGCTTACCTCCGTCTTCGTGCTGTTCCTGATGTATCTCGGCCTCATCGCGCTCGGCCGCGCCATGGACGACCCGACGCGCGCCGCCAAGGTCAGCGCCGTCCTGATCCTCGTCGGCTTCGTCAACATCCCGATCATCAAATTCTCGGTCGAGTGGTGGAACACGCTGCACCAGCCGGCGAGCGTCATCCGTATGGACGGCCCGACCATAGATCCTGAATTCCTCTGGCCGCTCATCGTGATGGCCGTCGCCTTCACCCTGCTTTTCTTCACGCTGCATATCCTTGCCATGCGCAACGAGATCCTGCGCCGCCGCATCGCCGTGCTGCGCCGCCATGCGGCCCGCGCCGCCGGCCGCACGGGAGGCGCCGCATGA
- the ccmB gene encoding heme exporter protein CcmB → MIALLLRDVKLSVRAGGGALVGVLFFMTVVAVIPFGVGPDLNLLSRIGPAILWIGALLASLLGLDRLFQAEREDGSLDLLLMQETPLVLTVFVKCIAHWIATGLPLVVAAPLLGLFMNMDETAIGATTLTLLAGTPAITFIGAVGAAVAVALPRGGLLVSILVLPLAIPVLIFGVSAVYAAIQDPAPFLPPFLILVALNLAFAVIGPVAAAAALRLSSD, encoded by the coding sequence GTGATCGCTCTCCTCCTCCGCGACGTGAAACTCTCCGTGCGCGCCGGTGGCGGCGCATTGGTGGGCGTGCTGTTCTTCATGACGGTCGTCGCCGTCATTCCCTTCGGCGTCGGGCCGGACCTCAATCTTCTCTCCCGCATCGGCCCCGCCATCCTCTGGATCGGCGCGCTGCTCGCCTCCCTCCTCGGCCTCGACCGGCTGTTCCAGGCCGAGCGCGAGGACGGCTCGCTCGATCTTCTCCTGATGCAGGAAACGCCGCTGGTGCTGACGGTCTTCGTCAAATGCATCGCGCACTGGATTGCGACCGGCCTGCCGCTCGTCGTCGCCGCGCCGCTGCTCGGCCTCTTCATGAACATGGACGAGACCGCCATCGGCGCGACGACGCTGACGCTCTTGGCCGGCACGCCCGCCATCACCTTCATCGGTGCGGTGGGCGCGGCGGTGGCGGTGGCGCTGCCGCGCGGCGGGTTGCTCGTCTCCATCCTCGTGCTGCCGCTCGCCATTCCCGTGCTGATCTTCGGGGTGAGCGCGGTCTATGCGGCGATCCAGGACCCGGCCCCGTTCCTGCCGCCCTTCCTCATCCTCGTCGCGCTCAATCTCGCCTTCGCCGTCATCGGCCCGGTCGCGGCGGCGGCGGCGCTTCGGCTTTCGAGCGACTGA
- the ccmA gene encoding heme ABC exporter ATP-binding protein CcmA, translating into MRLVVEGLSAKRGEDLIFQDISFEIASGEALVVKGANGSGKSTLLRVLAGLLPAHSGAAKLLAAAQPVERVSEAAHYLGHRNAMKRELTVEENLSFWQSFLGDFAGGAGLSVVEAVEAVGLGGIAHLPFGYLSAGQQRRMAMAKLLVSWRPVWILDEPTAALDAAAETMFAGLVMAHLSRGGIAIAATHQPLGLEGVKELHMKGFAGIMEDVW; encoded by the coding sequence ATGCGGCTCGTCGTCGAGGGATTGAGCGCCAAGCGCGGCGAAGACCTGATTTTCCAAGATATTTCCTTTGAAATCGCCAGCGGCGAGGCGCTTGTCGTCAAGGGTGCGAACGGTTCGGGAAAGTCGACGCTGCTGCGTGTTCTGGCGGGCCTTCTGCCGGCCCATTCGGGAGCGGCAAAACTTCTTGCTGCAGCGCAACCGGTCGAGCGTGTCAGCGAGGCCGCGCATTATCTCGGCCACCGCAACGCGATGAAGCGGGAGCTGACCGTCGAGGAGAATCTGTCCTTCTGGCAGTCCTTCCTCGGCGACTTTGCCGGCGGGGCGGGCCTGTCGGTCGTCGAGGCGGTCGAGGCGGTTGGTCTCGGCGGTATCGCGCACCTTCCCTTCGGCTATCTCTCCGCCGGCCAGCAGCGCCGCATGGCCATGGCCAAGCTTCTCGTTTCCTGGCGTCCGGTCTGGATTCTCGACGAGCCGACGGCCGCGCTCGATGCGGCCGCTGAAACCATGTTCGCCGGCCTTGTCATGGCCCACCTTTCACGCGGCGGCATTGCGATAGCTGCGACGCACCAGCCGCTTGGGCTGGAAGGGGTGAAGGAGTTGCACATGAAGGGCTTTGCCGGGATCATGGAGGATGTCTGGTGA
- the acnA gene encoding aconitate hydratase AcnA → MSKSLDSFNCRSTLTVNGTDYVYYSLPKAEANGLAGVSKLPYSMKVLLENLLRFEDGRSVTKEQILSVVDWLTNKGTVENEIAYRPARVLMQDFTGVPAVVDLAAMRDAMVSLGGDPEKINPLVPVDLVIDHSVIVDEFGTPTAFARNVELEYQRNGERYRFLKWGQQAFQNFRVVPPGTGICHQVNLEYLGQTVWTKEEDGEIVAYPDTCVGTDSHTTMINGLGVLGWGVGGIEAEAAMLGQPVSMLLPEVIGFKLTGKLKEGVTATDLVLMVVQMLRKKGVVSKFVEFFGPGLDNMTLADRATIGNMGPEYGATCGFFPVDGETVNYLTMSGREEQRIALVEAYSKAQGMWRDGDGSDLVFTDTLELDLGDVVPAMAGPKRPEGRIPLENIAPNFATALENDYKKPGQLSNRYAVEGTDYDIGHGDVAIAAITSCTNTSNPSVLIAAGLLARNAVARGLKTKPWVKTSLAPGSQVVGEYLAKSGLQADLDKLGFNLVGFGCTTCIGNSGPLPAPISKTINDKGLIAAGVLSGNRNFEGRISPDVQANYLASPPLVVAYALAGTVQKDLTKEPIGEDQNGNPVYLKDIWPSSREIQEFIMKYVTRELYATKYADVFKGDENWQAVQVPEGQTYAWDDKSTYVQNPPYFVGMGKTGSGLKNIEGARVLGLFGDKITTDHISPAGSIKAASPAGAYLTDNGVAVADFNQYGTRRGNHEVMMRGTFANIRIRNHMLGPNGKEGGYTIHYPTKEEMSIYDAAMKYKAEGVPLVIFAGVEYGNGSSRDWAAKGTNLLGVKAVVAQSFERIHRSNLVGMGVVPFVFEEDTTWASLDLKGDEVVTIEGLEGDIKPREKKIAKITYSDGTVKDVPLLCRIDTLDEVTYMNNGGILQTVLRDLAA, encoded by the coding sequence GTGTCCAAATCCCTAGACAGTTTCAATTGTCGTTCGACCCTTACGGTAAACGGCACCGACTATGTGTATTACAGCCTTCCCAAGGCCGAGGCGAACGGCCTTGCCGGCGTCTCGAAGCTCCCCTACTCGATGAAGGTGCTTCTTGAGAACCTGCTGCGCTTCGAGGACGGCCGCTCGGTCACCAAGGAGCAGATCCTTTCCGTCGTCGACTGGCTGACGAACAAGGGCACGGTCGAGAACGAGATCGCCTATCGCCCGGCGCGCGTGCTGATGCAGGACTTCACCGGCGTTCCCGCCGTGGTCGACCTTGCGGCCATGCGCGACGCGATGGTCTCGCTCGGCGGCGACCCGGAGAAGATCAACCCGCTCGTTCCCGTCGACCTCGTCATCGACCACTCGGTCATCGTCGACGAATTCGGCACGCCGACCGCCTTTGCCCGCAACGTCGAGCTGGAATACCAGCGCAACGGCGAGCGCTACCGCTTCCTCAAGTGGGGCCAGCAGGCGTTCCAGAACTTCCGCGTCGTTCCCCCGGGCACCGGCATCTGTCACCAGGTCAATCTGGAATATCTGGGCCAGACGGTTTGGACCAAGGAAGAAGACGGCGAGATCGTCGCCTACCCGGATACCTGTGTCGGCACGGACAGCCACACGACCATGATCAACGGCCTCGGCGTTCTCGGCTGGGGCGTGGGCGGCATCGAGGCGGAAGCCGCCATGCTCGGCCAACCGGTCTCCATGCTGCTGCCCGAGGTCATCGGCTTCAAGCTGACCGGCAAGCTCAAGGAAGGCGTTACGGCGACCGACCTCGTGCTGATGGTCGTGCAGATGCTGCGCAAGAAGGGCGTCGTCTCCAAGTTTGTCGAATTCTTCGGCCCCGGCCTCGACAACATGACGCTCGCCGACCGCGCAACGATCGGCAATATGGGCCCGGAATACGGCGCGACCTGCGGCTTCTTCCCGGTCGACGGCGAGACCGTCAACTACCTCACCATGTCCGGCCGCGAAGAGCAGCGCATCGCCCTCGTCGAAGCCTATTCGAAGGCGCAGGGCATGTGGCGTGACGGCGACGGCTCCGACCTCGTCTTCACCGACACGCTCGAACTCGACCTCGGCGACGTCGTTCCGGCCATGGCCGGCCCGAAGCGCCCGGAAGGCCGCATCCCGCTGGAAAACATTGCGCCGAACTTCGCGACGGCCCTTGAAAACGACTACAAGAAGCCCGGCCAGCTTTCGAACCGCTATGCCGTCGAAGGCACGGATTACGATATCGGCCACGGCGACGTCGCCATCGCCGCCATCACGTCCTGCACCAACACGTCCAACCCGTCGGTCCTCATTGCCGCCGGCCTTCTCGCCCGCAATGCGGTCGCCAGGGGCCTGAAGACGAAGCCGTGGGTCAAGACGTCGCTGGCGCCCGGATCGCAGGTCGTCGGCGAATACCTCGCCAAGTCGGGCCTGCAGGCGGACCTCGACAAGCTCGGCTTCAACCTCGTCGGCTTCGGCTGCACGACCTGCATCGGCAATTCCGGCCCGCTGCCGGCGCCGATCTCCAAGACGATCAACGACAAGGGCCTGATCGCTGCGGGCGTCCTCTCGGGCAACCGCAACTTCGAAGGCCGCATCTCGCCGGACGTGCAGGCAAACTACCTCGCCTCCCCGCCGCTCGTCGTCGCCTACGCCCTTGCCGGTACGGTCCAGAAGGACCTGACCAAGGAGCCGATCGGCGAAGACCAGAACGGCAATCCGGTCTACCTCAAGGACATCTGGCCCTCCTCCAGGGAGATCCAGGAGTTCATCATGAAGTACGTCACGCGTGAGCTCTATGCCACGAAATATGCCGACGTCTTCAAGGGCGACGAGAACTGGCAGGCCGTGCAGGTGCCGGAAGGCCAGACCTATGCCTGGGACGACAAGTCGACCTATGTGCAGAACCCGCCCTACTTCGTGGGCATGGGCAAGACCGGCTCGGGCCTGAAGAACATCGAAGGCGCGCGCGTCCTCGGTCTCTTCGGCGACAAGATCACGACCGACCACATCTCTCCGGCCGGTTCGATCAAGGCGGCCTCGCCGGCCGGCGCGTATCTTACGGATAACGGCGTCGCGGTGGCGGACTTCAACCAGTACGGCACGCGCCGCGGCAACCATGAAGTCATGATGCGCGGCACCTTCGCCAATATCCGCATCCGCAACCACATGCTCGGCCCGAACGGTAAGGAAGGTGGCTACACGATCCACTATCCGACCAAGGAAGAGATGTCGATTTACGACGCGGCCATGAAGTACAAGGCCGAGGGCGTTCCGCTCGTCATCTTCGCCGGCGTCGAATACGGCAACGGCTCCTCGCGCGACTGGGCGGCCAAGGGCACCAACCTCCTCGGCGTCAAGGCCGTGGTGGCGCAGTCCTTCGAGCGCATCCACCGCTCCAACCTCGTCGGCATGGGCGTCGTGCCCTTCGTCTTCGAGGAAGACACGACCTGGGCCTCGCTCGACCTCAAGGGCGACGAAGTCGTCACCATCGAGGGCCTGGAAGGCGATATCAAGCCGCGCGAGAAGAAGATCGCCAAGATCACCTACTCCGACGGCACGGTGAAGGACGTTCCGCTCCTCTGCCGCATCGATACGCTGGACGAGGTGACCTACATGAACAACGGCGGCATCCTGCAGACCGTTCTTCGCGACCTCGCCGCCTGA
- a CDS encoding GNAT family N-acetyltransferase, whose translation MSFVIRTAALGDIAAFTEIYRESVLNGVASYEVDPPTLDQMATRFTAITGKGYPYIVAVEQTGLILGYAYASAFRTRPAYRWLVEDSVYLAPEARGRGIGKALLAELIRRCTDCGFRQMVAVIGGAHPASIAVHSAAGFAHSGRMSATGFKHGRWLDTVFMQRPLGEGAETEPSATDFPGTMA comes from the coding sequence ATGAGCTTCGTCATCCGCACCGCCGCGCTCGGCGACATCGCCGCCTTCACCGAAATCTACCGCGAATCCGTGCTGAACGGCGTGGCGAGCTACGAGGTTGATCCGCCGACGCTCGACCAGATGGCGACGCGCTTCACGGCGATCACCGGCAAGGGCTATCCTTATATCGTCGCCGTCGAGCAGACCGGCCTCATCCTCGGCTATGCCTATGCCTCGGCCTTCCGCACGCGGCCGGCCTATCGCTGGCTCGTGGAGGATTCGGTCTATCTGGCGCCGGAGGCGCGCGGCAGGGGCATCGGCAAGGCATTGCTGGCCGAACTCATTCGCCGCTGCACGGATTGCGGCTTCCGCCAGATGGTGGCGGTGATCGGCGGGGCGCATCCCGCCTCCATCGCCGTGCACAGCGCGGCCGGCTTTGCGCATTCGGGCCGCATGAGTGCGACGGGCTTCAAGCACGGCCGCTGGCTCGACACGGTCTTCATGCAGCGCCCGCTCGGCGAGGGAGCCGAGACGGAACCCTCCGCGACGGATTTCCCGGGAACGATGGCATAA